The Dasypus novemcinctus isolate mDasNov1 chromosome 11, mDasNov1.1.hap2, whole genome shotgun sequence DNA window CCCACCTCTTTCCTTCAATGATGTACTCTTCTGTATTTAGTTCTAGGAATAAGGTAAGGTTTGGGCAGAAAGAGAATTTGTTCCAGGTTTTCTCCAGTTTGATAAACCTTTACAAATTTTTCAGCCTGCTCTAGAATTCAGTTAAGCTGAAATTTCCAGCACAGTTTTATATatctttctctatatatttttaaatatttgatttaattGTGCAGTCAAGCTCTTTTATAATACCAATGCATGTTTAACACCTTCAGAATGGGATAATTTTTCATCACATGTTCCTGATAGGTATTTATATTCTAGAAGGACCTGTGATATGAAACCTACTATATTTTAAAGCATCTTCAGGTATGTTATTCTATCAGAAGGATCCCATGTAATATTTCCATAAACAGATTTTTTTGTCTTAATAGTTTTGTTAGCTGCTTCAGGTTAATCATTACTGCTAACATTTGGTATTTTCATAATGACCAGTCAGTTATATTGATTAGTCCCAATCACAACAATGATAGCAATTTTATCCTTGCACTTGTTGAGTATAAGTACCaagtactttttaatattttagtgttAATTCTCCCAACAACCCTGGGAGTTTGCTAGTATCAATGCTGGCTTATGGATAAGGAAACTAGAGCTAGTAAGTGGAGGAGTTTGAGAATTCCAACAAGGCCTACTGGACTCCAAAGCCCATTCCTAACCACACCATTTACTTACACATTTTCTATTGCATTTATTCTAGAATTAAGGTTTAAACAAAAAAGACTCAAGATCTGGACACAAAATTATAGATATTTATAAAAGTAGAGATTTTAGAGATTATCTTGTCTACCTCTCCCATTAAAGGGATGAAGATTTTCAAGACAAAAAAATTGTGACCTGGATAAGAcccagtgtttttgtttttgtatctaCCCGCCATTCTGAAATGCCCTTTTCTAGGCTTACATTTTGCTTAAAGTCAGAAATTACTCTAGACATAGATCTTTACTTCTGGGACAGCTGATCTCCCAAAAGAAGAACTTGGTGTTAACTAATACCTTCCTTTATATCTGACTGAACACAAACCCTAAAAGACTGCTAACTATGCAGTACGTTTCAGAGATGACATGGATCTCAATGGGTTATTTATTTTGGGACTTGACAAAACATATGGTGTCAGAGCTTCAATTTGTCTTCATCTCTATTTGTAAAGCATGCAGACCGGCCTAAAGAGCAAATATACTTTACATTCTTAACTGAATACAGGGGATAATTGTTTTCCTTTGTCAAGCATAGAAaatattccctttttctttttatcagaaCCAATACAAATTACTTTTGattattattaatgaaaatgGCTACTATTTCCAAGGATGGACTATGTTTAGTTGTCACAAAGTACTGATACAGTCCTATGTATAGCATGATTATTCCCCTTTCAGaaaaggaaactaaggctcaagAAGGTAAAATAACGTATCCAGCATGTCTTGCTAGCAAGAAGAAAAATTTGGCCTTCCAACCCAGGTTTATCTTACCCAACACATAACTTTTTAGCCTGACTGCTGTAATATCCACTTAGCTAAAGAATCTAAAGTTCTGGCGCCATAAACAGTGAGGAAGACAGACACTGATATCTGACTTTTCAGCTAAGTTTGTAGTGCTGACAAAGGGGGAAGAAATCTGCCGGATCTGTGTTCTTCCTTTTTCATTGCCTAAGCAGGACTGTTCTCAAGACACCTGGAAAGAGACGCATTGCCCTAGAGCTAACCTCGGAGCTGCTGGCAGCTTTTTAAATGTTGCCTACAAATATGGTTAGTAAAGCCAAGTAGAGCACAGGGGCAGCCCCTGCTGGCCTCCCTGTGAGAGCCTTTGTTCTCTGGTTTCAATTCTTTCAATTCTGTGCAGCTCTGCTCCAAGTGTTCAGAGGCTACAGGCTCTTCTTGGGCTTTATATAGGTCTGATTCACACACAAAACTGACTTACCCTCAAGATGACTACCTCTTCTGCTCTCTGGGGTGCATAGATCTGTGTGAATCAAGTCAGCAAGGAGTTTGCAACATTTGTTGGGAGTAATATTTGTTTTTGgtgaacaattttttttaaattctggaaaggatggggagagagtgtaaaattcACTCAtgatcccccctcccccctactCAGTGATAATCCCTGTTTATGTTTGTTACCCAGGAGAGATCTGAAGGGGTCTCTTCCCCAAAAGATGTAAAAGTACAATCATTTTAATTGACTGCCACTATGATCACATTCCTACTTGCACTCTACCTTTGAAGAGAATATATCACTTTGGCTTATAGCAGTTCAAGTGACAACACTGAGGTGAACTGATTCATGTTTTGCATTGTGGACACATAAACTGAACTGAATCTACATTCTTCAAAATAGAATGACTTGGGTCAACTGGCACAGTGTCTTTTTGATATTACATGTAATCAGTTACTCAATCTTTCTTTAGTTTATTCAGCATGGTTAAGCAATGGCTTGAGAGTAAAGCATGAATTAATGACTAGTAATAAAAGACTGGAGGTtgcaaaaagaatgaagttgtacCCTTccatataccatatacaaaatttagCTTAAAAtgcctaaatgtaagagctaaaactataaaaacctTAGAAGAAAGTATAGGCATACATTTTTGTGATCTTGGGTTAAGtagaaacttcttttttttctttctttctttattttcttttaaatgttacattcaaaatatatgaggtccccatataccccccaccccacccacaccaccccttgcacatcaacaacctcttccatcattgcggcacatccactgcacctggcgaatacattctggagcactgctgcaccacatggacagtggtccatgtTGTAgtcaacactctcccccagtccacccagtgggccatgacaggacacacaacgtccagcatctgttcctgaagcaccacctaggacaactccaaatcctgaaaatgcccccacaccatatctcttcttctatctccctaccatcagcagccaccgtggccaccctctccacatcactactacaatttcttcccttactaatgacaatagttccccagcagaacaccattaagtgcactctaatccatactctattcctccatcctgtggaccctgggatggttatgtccagtcaccctctacatcaagagggggcttagattccacatggatgctggatgcaattctcctgcttgcagctgtaggcactcttgtctccctggtgtggtggttgaccctcttcacctccctgtcagctggccagggtaagtccactAAATACAGAAGAGTACATCATTGAAGGGAAGAGGTGGGTGCAAAGGTAGGAGGTTGGTAGAGCTGTGCAGAGATGGGCATGCTCACCTTTGCAAAGCATGGAGAAAACATAGCAAATTTGGTAATACCTAACTTGTTGGAGCAGAGTAACATAAGGCCTGGGATATATGTGTATGAATGTATTCCttgctttgcttttttattcaatttgaaatttaattcataatttaaaattgcTAAACAATACAGAATATAGAAAGCTAGTAAAAGCTCCTTGTAATCTTACTTCCTAGAGTTGACAACTGTTAATAGTTTGGTGAAAAGATTTCTAGATTGTTTCAATAATTGGGTATTATAAGATGATGCAAACAAAGAACATTCTATTGCATAAATAATTTGTAAGTATTGCCTAGATAGGGGCTTTCTGGGTCACAGAATATGCAACAAATGTTGGCCAATATGTATGCCTACCAATAGCATGTGAAAGTgcttactgtattttttttttaagtaccaggggctggggattgaaccttggacctcatatgtgggaagccagcactcaaccactgagccacatcggcttccctgagttgcttttatagtttgttttgcatgttgtttttgttgtggttttatcaggaggcaccaggaaccaaacctgggacctcccatgtgagaggcatatgctcaattgcttgagccacatctgttccctgaaTGTATTTTTGATGACTTCCATTGGTATTagcaacaataaataaaaatagtcagGACCTGACTTGTAACCCTTTTTAAAGACATAATCTTAAACAGACCCTGAAGGGAAATCTGAAATATCATTAGTGTAATGACATAGACATTTTTGACAGTCTGAACTTACtgcttttctctcccctctctgcccCGTTTTTTTGTAGCTATCTAACTTCACCCGATTGTTGGCTCTGGAAGACTTTATCCTCCTGGCTAGTGGAACAGAGTCAGTAGAAAATGATACCTTCAAAACTCTGAGTACTTTGAAGACCTTGGAACTCTGGAAAAATAAGTTAAGACAAGTCCCCAGTGGTCTGCCAGCCAGTCTTGAAGTGTTAAAACTAAATGACAATTCAATATATGTTCTACATGAATCAGATTTTGAAGggctgaagaaattaaaaatccttGAACTTAAAAACAACCTgatctcttccctctctcccagcatGCTCTCCTCCCTTGCCAGTTTGCAAAGTTTAGTGCTGGATAGCAACAATATAGAATCTGTGGCTGGACCACTGACACTTCCCTGTTTGAAACATATGAGCATGGAGAATAATAAACTACATCTCATAGCAGGTAGCTTCTTTACTTCTCTTCAGTCTTTGCAATTTCTCAGTTTTAGTGGTAATTTACTGACTAAAATTCCTATTAATCTTCCAAAATCCTTGCTATCCTTAAAGATGGAGAGAAACCAGCTTAAAGTGGTAAGACTGAGAGATATGAAACATTTGGAGAATCTTTCCCATCTTTATCTGTCTGAAAACTCACTTTCTTCTATGGATGGGGCACAGCTCCTTGCCAATTTAACCACTCTTGAGTTGTCTCAAAACCAGCTTCAAATGTTGCCACTTAGACTCCCGACAAGGCTACAAAAACTCGATTGTAGCAATAATCGGATTCAGAGAGTTACTGTGCAAGATTTCCAAGACCTCCGAGACTTGAAACATTTGTTTCTGGACAACAACTTTGTCAGCTTGTTCGAACCTGGAGCTCTTCAGAGGTGTTCACAGCTCTCCAACCTGGCCCTGGAGCAGAACCTCCTGTTGTCTATACCTCTAAGGCAAGTGAAACTTATCATTTATTGTAGTTACTATAAAATTTCCCCAAAGAGTGGGGCAGTTAAGCACATTATATATGCAAGAAAATAAGTCAAAGCAAATTTAAGTTATCCGATCAAGGCTATTCAAGGACTTAGGGATAGGCATTTTAAACAGAGATCTGGAATCTCCAGGCCTCAAAGGCTGAATCCTGCAATAATTATCTTGGCTATGGATAAGATATCAACAGGTGATACCTATATTTGAAAATATGCAACACAGCTTTTGGGACGTATGCTAACAAACATAATACAGGGACATTACTTGTTGAAATTTGTCTCCTCTTGTTTCCTCG harbors:
- the LOC101411713 gene encoding nephrocan-like, with translation MHLLYAFFVLLSLSDGFSPNCPGRCSCDSLQSVQCFRVNDVPSGIPSTTKRLYISHSKIKHLQLSNFTRLLALEDFILLASGTESVENDTFKTLSTLKTLELWKNKLRQVPSGLPASLEVLKLNDNSIYVLHESDFEGLKKLKILELKNNLISSLSPSMLSSLASLQSLVLDSNNIESVAGPLTLPCLKHMSMENNKLHLIAGSFFTSLQSLQFLSFSGNLLTKIPINLPKSLLSLKMERNQLKVVRLRDMKHLENLSHLYLSENSLSSMDGAQLLANLTTLELSQNQLQMLPLRLPTRLQKLDCSNNRIQRVTVQDFQDLRDLKHLFLDNNFVSLFEPGALQRCSQLSNLALEQNLLLSIPLRLPETLARLDLKGNAIQDIAEREIKDLKQLQVLNLRNNKISALDLKALESLPRLRHLYLDGNPWNCTCSLLQAREVLKAKGTDVRGGQCAAPAERQGESWMSSKMIMRQCEHHLHLTEKNEETKKKPKLEDYSSIRFDMDDDYYDYEID